The Arachis ipaensis cultivar K30076 chromosome B03, Araip1.1, whole genome shotgun sequence region GGTTAATTATTAGGTTGGGTCCATTCTAGGGTCTTATCTGCTGAGTAGACATAATATATATGGTTTCCACACGTTGTTATATGGCGCTGGCAATGGTCACCCGAATCACCCCATCCCTGAACTTCAACTTCTACGTTTTCAATGTTTATAAACAATGTTTACGATGTTAAACTGCTCCGATCCGTCTCATGAGTTTTATTTTAATGCACTGCCTACATTATAAGATGTTTTATATTGCGTTTTTTTGAATCACTATTCAAGTGGTCATTATGAAAAAATGTATTTTACACTAAacatgcattaaaattaaattcatatatacATATCAATTAATAAGATGTTTGAAAAACAGTTATTATTTACACATCACACGCTAAAAAGTAATAATAATTGAAATTTAAAGGGCATCATCTGAAAGAGTTGGCTCTTATTGCGATAGCCGAAAGTGATCCACATAAcattaattgaaattgaaattgaattgaatggtgTGCAAATGAAGATACAGTGAGAGGATCAGATGTGAAGAACGTCATTTTCTTACACAACTGTCAGAGGCAAGTATTTGATAGTGAGATCAGAATGATCCAAAATAACCCTGGTGGCTCTTTTTTATGAACATGACAAAGAGGTTGATATGGttacataaataaataagtgGCACCACCACAACACAAAATGCCTATACTCATGCGTCTGTTTCTTGATTTGTGACGTACTATATATGTATTCTCTACTATGTGGTTTCTGGGGTCTACAACTCTCATTCGCTATATAAATCTATCACCCACCTTTCTTATCCTCCAATTCTAATTAATTCGCGCACAGTCTCACATATATTATGCCTTAAATGGATGTTCACTAATTACATGCACATATACATATCACTATCATATTTTAATTTGCCATTTATAGCTTCAAGATATGTGGTAGTTAAACGGTTGTTGCTCACATGCTATGCTTTTACATTTCGCACAATATTGGGAATGGAAACTCTTAGTTTTATATTGTAAACGCTTATGAATTTCCAAAAGAATATGCAGTGTATCCATATTAAATATGACTACATAAACGTGCATCGCAAGTTTATGTAAAACCCCTTACATTGATATCCAAAAATAAACATGAGTTAACCTAGAAACAGATTTCTATGCCACTTAGACAACTAGATGGCCAATAGAATATGGCGCCAAGCCTGCAGATAATTACTTAGGAGTAATACAGAAGTAAGGTGATTGAAGCAAATGTCTCGATCTGAGTATTGTATAAAATATAAATCATAAGCACCCTATGTTTTTATTTGGCAATATCATgcacataaaaaattattttaaaagaatctAGTGATAATTACCAGGGACTTAAGAACTCAAACTAATTGCTGCTGATGTTAGttatatgcattctcaatttgggAATCCCATCACTATTTTTGTCTCTATCTTGCGGTTGAAATTAAACTTTACACGACTttacattttaaaatttattgggtaaatatatttattttaaaaaaattaaaaagcttagAGAATTAGAAAACAatgtaaaatactaaaatagatTTTGTCTTGGTTGCAAAATAATCAAACTCAGCTTTTGACTATTGTATATTTGTATTACTATCTATGGTTCATAATCAAAGGGGAATAGCAAATTTTGGcccttcttttgccttaaaattttgGCCTTATTTAGTTGCTCTTCAGTTTTTACCAATCGAATGATCTTAGGGTTCAGGGTATGtattgtgtgtgtgtatatatatatatttgaagtTTTGGACAAAAAACAATATAGGCACTTTTACCTTTTTGGTTTTGGGAGCaatctttttccctttttttagTCCGGGGGTTTTTGAGCAATCTAAAACGGACTAAACAGTAATTGGGCTTCACAAGTACCAGCCCATGTATCAAAGGGCCATTGAAAACCTTCCATGAGCTCCTTACTCCCTGAAAAAAGTATTGCCACTGGGATTTATTTATAAGAGTGTGTGTGGTTCAAATATTATTTTGTTACGCGGATTTCATTCCCATATGGGAATCAAATCAAATATATCCAGAGGAAGGTAAGAATTGAAATAATGGTATTTTGATTCTTTAGAATCAAACTGTTTGGAAATAGTTTTTCAAACTTTAAACCAAACATGGGAATATGATATTTCCATTTTAAAATTCCTAAGGATTATTTATAATTCCCCCAACCACACACACCCTAAAGCAACAAATCCAGAAATCCACTCTCATTTTCTAAGCAATAATGGAAGGTCAAGTCCATGCATGGAGCAGAAACAGACATGGGAGTTGTTAAAATGATCTTTGGCGGCTAAAGAAAAGAACATGATAACTTATGCAACTGAATAACTGATACAATTGTACAGATATTTTATTGCAGCTCTCAAAGAAAAGACATTGATCAGAGCATGCTAGCATATCAAGCAAATAGGCTATTCACATTTTACATATGAGCAAATCTGCAGACATACCATTAATTGTTTAAATGCAATTCTTCAGCTGATCTCCAGCTCCTTGAAAGAAACAATAAGAAAGAGCGAAATCAGCAACAAAGATCCCAACCAGAGAGATAACTACAGCTGAAGTTGTTGATTCTCCAACACCTTTAGCGCCTCCTAAAGTCGTGACTCCCCATGCGCAGCTCACTATAGATATGATAGAGCCGAAAACCTGAGACTTGATCATTGCACTAATAATATCCCATGGTCTAAGAGCTCGCTGAGCCGAATCCAAAATTATGTTAATGCTCACACCATAAACACTATCAGCAAGGAGGGCACTAGATGCCATCCCTATTGTAAAACACAATAAAGTCAAGAAGGGTAGGGCAACACAAGTGGCTATCACTCTTGGTGTTACAAGATAATCAACAGGGTCTGAACCAAGAACTCTCAATGTATCAGTTTGCTCAGAAACCTGCATTGTTCCTAACTCTGCTGCAAACGCACTTCCAATGCGTCCAGCAACCACAATTGATGTAACCACAGGACTTAGCTCCCTTGAGAAAGCCAGAGCCAAAACTCCACCCACGGATCTATTCAATCCTAACCTAGTGAACTCTCTAACAAATTGAATTGTGAAGGCCATGCCGACAAATGCCGCAGTTAAGAGACATACCCCAACTGATCTTGGACCAACTCTCTCCAATTGTTGAAGAGTATTCCTCCAATGAACCTTTCCCTTTAAAGTCTTCATTATTACCTGTCCTGCCAAGATTAAAACTGACAAGCCCCTCCACAGGTACCTTGGAGGTGACCAATTGCTGAGAAACGTTGGGGACGTGCCACTAGGAGCATGGTTTGTGTTCATTCCATCATCTACAGTAGAAGCAGAAGGGTGGCCATCATTTGTGTTCGGAAGCACATACAATCTGCTTGGTTTTCTATTAATGGGAAAGTTATGAATATGAGGTCCCAAATTTAGTTCAAACTTCCGATCAAGCTGAGAGGGATGTAGTGCATGTAATTTCACCAAACTTGTCTGTGCATTTATTCTTAAGTTTCTGTTATACAATTATATACTATTTTAGAATCAATCTAACATAATTTGCACAAAGCACTAAGCAGACACTGTTTCAAGCTGCATAAAACCAGGGAATAAGAGTAAGTTCGAACCTGTGAGAGAAACAGAATACAGAACCGTAAGTTGCTGCTTGCATGGTGAGATCCTTGAGTTACAAACACCGTTTGAATCTGAGGTTAATCCAATCATACATCAGAGAAACAAATTAAGCCCCAATGATAGTGTGAAAGCTCTAAGATCTGTATCACACAGTTTAAGATCTTGATGAGAACTTATAATAAGATTCAATGGACAATAATAATGCATCAGCAAGATTGTAAATCTGTCTGCCATCAGGAGGATGGATTATGGCAGCTTGAAGGTATTTCCTATTTAATATGTAGAGAGACTTGAGAGCCGagatttaattaataaaacatCTTTTCCATCTTAACCAGTGGAGCATAGATTGAACATATGAAGAACAAAACTGGCGCCTATGTAGACTTTAGTTTATTTGCTAGAACCAAATTGGTCAAGTGACAAGTTCAATGGTCCAACCAAGGTCGAACCGTAATTGAACCGGTTTAATCAAATATACAAtaaaatcattaaaaattcaatatacaATTTGAAATATTCAAATTCAATGTTTCTTAAACTAATAAAATTCAAAGTTTTACCATTTTACATAATAACTTGGTCATATTTTATCACTaataattcacaaaataaaaaatttcttatTAACTTCTAAGTTCTAATCAAGTAATCGGCAACAATACTCATCACATCAGCAACAAAAatgtagaataaaaaaaattcaacaataactaCTAATAATCACTCGGCAACAATGGAAAAAACAAACTTACACAAGAACTCAAACCATCAGCAACAAAGAATTCAGAATCACAAAAAATTTAACAAAGACTTCTAGTTGTAGAAGATCAAGCTCAATTGCTTGACAATCAAGATAAGCACTCCAAGATAATCAGAACAGAATGGTGATGAgcagaagaaagaagagaggaatTCTTGTgatataagaaacaaagaaatgaaTTCAAAGACTTAAAATTGAGAACAGAATTATTGAGAATCAATACACACGAATCATATTAGTTTGAACTAAAAACTGAATCACACTTCCAAATACAAAGTCTGCACTATATATATGGAAGCTATTGACCTGAAACAGAATAACTAACTAATCAAGAGTCTAACTACTCTTCTTTCACTCTTTCTTGAACTGAATCTTATTCTACATTTGCATCCTCAATACTAATCAAGTTTTCACCAAAAACTCAGAATCCAAAAACTTCTCAGCATCCAAAGCCAGAAAATCCAAAAACAGATAAACTAAGCAAAGAATCCAAACTAAATTCAGAATCACATCAGCAACAATCCCAACTCAGAACacaaaattatttcagaaaaacAGCAACTCAGAATAacaaaattatttcagaaaatttaaCAAAACACCATCAACTATCATCcctcaaaatttaacaaaataagcaaaaattaaaaaaaaagaaaagaaaaacagcaACTCAGAATTCATAAAATTAACAAACATAAACTGAAGCAGCTGTGCTTACCGGCGGCGAGGGAGGAACGGAAGTGACGGCGATGGAGGAACGGAAGTGACAGCGAGGGAGGAAGTGAAGTGAGCTCggacacagagagagagagagagcgggagagagagagggggctCGAAGACAGGCTTCACGACGAAGATAGAGACGACGAGTTCAGggcgacgacgacgacgacggcgACGGAGACTGGCTTGACGCGAGGACAGAGACGGCGACNNNNCTTTTAGCGACGTCGAGGAGAAGCGGATCCAAGAGAAGAGATCCGAGCAGACCTTCGAGAAGCGACGACGGTAACCGCTGGCTGTCACCGCCGGCGGCGATAGTGGTGGCCTTCCGAAGTTTGAATGTGGCTGCAACTCTGAGCTTCTGATAGGGTTTGCGTAGGGTTTCGTTTCATCGTTTGTTTAGAGAGGGGGAAGAGAAAAAGAGGGTGgttctgaaaattttttttcttttaattgaaaaCCATAAATCTTAACAAAAAACGCCATTCATTTTGGTTTCTGATCCTGTATTCCGTCTGCCAACACAGTTTTTCTGTTACTTTTATGACAAAAACTCGACGAAAATTGCTAATGTGTGTAGACGAGTGGATGACATAGATAGTTTGGATGGTTAGGTAGAAGATGGAAACTCACGTGGCTAGGTGAAATGGACAAGGTCCTTTCTGTCCTCGTCCACAACACAAAAAAGCCATCGTTTTGAGGTTTTCAGGCGTCGTTTGGTTTCGCGCCTTATATATTATCCCCCAAAGACCCTTGACCCTCTAACACAATTACATTCTAAACCCTAGCAGACAACTCTCTTTTCCATCAAGGCAGGGGTGAGTGGTGAAAAGCTTGGTGACAAGGTTGCTGACGAAACTTCTGACGGAGACGTAGACGGTTGTTAGACGGCGCTGTTGAAGGAACTTGGATGGTTCGGCACACAGCACTGATTGCTGAGGTTGGTGTCATTACTGTCCCTTTCACTATTTTGCTTGTGTGTGGTCCTCATTCTACAATTGTTGTTTGCATTCAGCTGTGGTGGGGGTAGAGAGAGGTTAAAATATTGTTTCTGTTGTCATATCTTTGGAGATTTATGTATTTAAATAAGATGAAAGTGTAAAGATgtgttaaaaaattattgaaagttGAAACAGATTATTAGGATTGGCTGTTTAGATTGATGTAAGATTGAAGAAACTGTGTTgcatgtttaaattttttaattaggaGTTAACAAATTTTTTTGCACTTTTTCAGATGTCTGAATGTCTGATAATCCATGTGTTTCACCATGTGGGAATTTCAAGAAGGACAGTGAAGGAATTCTTAGCTACATGCATGAAAAAGTTCATAGGTGACTACCAATGGATGTTGACCTGATTAATTACTTTGATTTGGTTGCTTTATTTAAAGAGTTAGGTTACATGGAGTTTAAGGCAATGTACTGGTGTGATATGACTGCCTCTGATATGGAATCTGAACTTCATGCCATTCACGGGGATAAAGAAATTAATGAACTGAGGGAGGGTATTAATAAGAACAAGGAGACAGatgaattttatatatactttgATCATCCTGTGGACTTGCCAGAGGTAGTTGGTGATGGGGTTGGGGCGGAAGTTGTGATTTCCAGTGACGGCATTTCCCTTAAGTCGTCATCATCATCTTCCTCGAATGATGGATACGAAAGCGCTGAGAATGAGGCTTATAAGCCGCCTCCTCTTGGTTATGAGTCTGATGACAGTTTgaataagaagaagaacaagCAGAAGACTTGAGTTAAGGAGAGGATGTCACCTAAAGGAAGAAATAAAACTGGTGTGGCTAAGAAGAAAGGGCCTAAGTCAGCAGAGGATAGATGTCCCCTAAAACAGCTAAGAAAAGGGCTAGTAGAAAATACTCTAGTGCTAGGAGAAAACATGTGCTAAAGGAGGGGCTTGGTAAGCAAGGTATATAGAGGGAGAACAGCGGACATAGGCCAGAGCTTAGAGGCCCAAGAAGCTCTAGAGAAAATGGGTCTGCTGGAGGGGATGCAACAAATGCTGCTGATGGAGCTGAAGATCATGTACCAGACGCAGCTGCAGCAGAGCTGGATAGTGAATATGAGAAACCTTATGAGTATGAAAGTGAGGTGTTCAACAATTCAGTTTCATCTGGAGATGAGGGTAAAACAGCCTATGACACTTTTGATGAGGACACTGAATATGGTGAGGTCCAATTTAAGGTTGGACATTTGTTCCCCACTATGGAATCATTCAAGAAAGCCCTGAAAGATTATTTTGTGCACGAAGGTAAAGATGTTTTACACATTAAGAATGAGAAGTTGAGGGTGAGGGCAACTTGTGCAGGTGAAGAATGTCTTTGGCTAATTTTTTACTTCTTGGAACCGTTCAAAAGGTTGCTTTCAGATCAAGACTCTTTATAATGAACACAATTGTAGACGAAATTTTGGTAGCAGCTTGGCTGGCAGAGCATGGGTGACTGATAAGTTAGTTAAGAACCCTTCACATAGCCTGACCTGAAGCTAAGTGTAGCCAGGAATTACATGATAGATGAATGCAATGTGAAATCAATCCCAAAATGGTAGATAGAGCATTGAAGGTTGCGAGAGAGGTTGTCATTGGGAGTGAAAAGACATAGTATGGAAAGATACGTGATTACCTTATGAAATTGCATAGAAGTAACCCAGGATCAACTGCCTTGATGGAAGTAATTTTCAACCTGAATCCCTACCACTATTTGATAGGTTATAAATTAGTTTGGATGCCTGCAAGAAGGGGTTTAAGGAGGGATGTAGGCCACTAATAGAGTTGGATGGCTGCTTCTTGAAGGGCCGTTACGGTGGGCAGCTTCTAAGTGTGGTAGGACAAGGCGCAAATAACCACTTCTATGTCATTGCATATGCAGTGGTCCTGAATGAATGCAAGGACACATGGAAGTGGTTTTT contains the following coding sequences:
- the LOC107632079 gene encoding protein TRIGALACTOSYLDIACYLGLYCEROL 1, chloroplastic, producing the protein MQAATYGSVFCFSHRNLRINAQTSLVKLHALHPSQLDRKFELNLGPHIHNFPINRKPSRLYVLPNTNDGHPSASTVDDGMNTNHAPSGTSPTFLSNWSPPRYLWRGLSVLILAGQVIMKTLKGKVHWRNTLQQLERVGPRSVGVCLLTAAFVGMAFTIQFVREFTRLGLNRSVGGVLALAFSRELSPVVTSIVVAGRIGSAFAAELGTMQVSEQTDTLRVLGSDPVDYLVTPRVIATCVALPFLTLLCFTIGMASSALLADSVYGVSINIILDSAQRALRPWDIISAMIKSQVFGSIISIVSCAWGVTTLGGAKGVGESTTSAVVISLVGIFVADFALSYCFFQGAGDQLKNCI